One stretch of Rhinolophus ferrumequinum isolate MPI-CBG mRhiFer1 chromosome 27, mRhiFer1_v1.p, whole genome shotgun sequence DNA includes these proteins:
- the ZP4 gene encoding zona pellucida sperm-binding protein 4 — protein MWLLWSILLCVPLSLSVSGPHEPEAPAGPGELHCGPRSLRFTVYPPHQGTTTPPVLIAWDNRGLPHRLQNDSGCGTQVTEGPSSSVVLEASYGGCYVSAWDAHHVMPVGVEGVDATGRKTVTETKLLKCPMVLPALNAPGADLCDSVPVWDRLPCAPSPTTQGGCKELGCCYSAEGNSCYYGNTVTSRCTQDGHFSIAVSRNVTLPPLVLNSVHLAFKNDSDCNPVMATHTFVLFRFPFTSCGTTRWVTGDQAVYENEVLATRDVKSWSHGSITRDSIFRLRVSCSYSVSSNALPVNVHIVTLPPPIAETQPGPLALELHIAKDENYSSYYSTGDYPVVKLLRDPIYVEVSIRHRTDPGLGLLLHQCWATPSTDPLQQPQWPLLVKGCPYTGDNYQTQLIPVQKASGLPFPSHYQRFSIFTFSFVDPAARRALRGPVYLHCSASVCQPAGTPSCTLTCPIARRRRSSDIHFQNGTASISSKGPMILLQATKDASEKLRSPADSQALWVAGFCGTLIVGVLLVSYLAIRKQR, from the exons ATGTGGTTGCTGTGGTCCATCCTGCTCTGTGTCCCACTGTCTCTGTCTGTGAGTGGCCCACATGAGCCTGAGGCACCAGCAGGTCCTGGCGAACTCCACTGTGGGCCACGGAGCCTTCGGTTCACTGTATACCCTCCCCACCAGGGGACAACTACTCCTCCCGTGCTGATAGCATGGG ACAACCGCGGGCTGCCACACAGGCTGCAGAATGACTCCGGCTGTGGCACCCAGGTGACAGAGGGCCCAAGCAGCTCTGTGGTGTTAGAGGCGTCCTATGGTGGCTGCTATGTCAGTGCGTGG GACGCCCACCACGTCATGCCAGTTGGAGTTGAAGGAGTAGATGCCACTGGGCGCAAGACGGTTACAGAGACCAAGCTGCTCAAGTGCCCCATGGTTCTCCCAG CCCTGAATGCTCCAGGTGCTGACCTGTGTGACTCCGTCCCTGTGTGGGACAGACTGCCGTGTGCGCCTTCACCCACCACGCAAGGAGGCTGCAAGGAGTTGGGCTGCTGCTATAGCGCTGAGGGAAATTCCTGTTACTATGGAAACACAG TGACCTCACGCTGTACCCAGGATGGCCACTTCTCCATCGCCGTGTCCCGGAACGTGACCTTGCCCCCGCTGGTCTTGAACTCTGTGCACCTGGCCTTCAAGAATGACAGTGATTGTAACCCTGTGATGGCAACACACACCTTTGTCCTGTTCCGGTTTCCGTTTACTTCCTGTGGTACCACACGCTGG GTCACGGGAGACCAGGCGGTATATGAAAACGAGGTGCTCGCAACCAGGGACGTAAAAAGTTGGAGCCATGGTTCCATCACCCGTGACAGTATCTTCAG GCTCCGAGTCAGCTGCAGCTACTCTGTGAGCAGCAACGCCCTTCCAGTTAACGTTCACATTGTCACCCTCCCACCACCCATCGCTGAGACCCAGCCTGGACCCCTCGCTCTGGAACTCCACATCGCCAAAG ATGAAAACTACAGCTCTTACTACAGTACTGGTGACTACCCAGTGGTGAAGTTACTCAGGGACCCCATTTACGTGGAGGTCTCCATCCGTCACAGAACCGACCCCGGCCTCGGGCTGCTGCTACATCAGTGTTGGGCCACGCCCAGCACAGACCCGCTGCAGCAGCCACAGTGGCCCCTGCTGGTGAAGGG GTGCCCCTACACTGGAGACAACTACCAAACCCAGCTGATCCCTGTCCAGAAAGCTTCAGGTCTGCCCTTCCCATCTCACTACCAGCGTTTCAGCATCTTTACCTTCAGCTTTGTGGACCCAGCGGCCAGGCGGGCGCTCAGGGGACCG GTTTATCTGCACTGCAGTGCCTCAGTCTGCCAGCCTGCAGGGACCCCATCCTGTACGCTGACCTGTCCTATTGCCAGGC gAAGAAGAAGCTCTGACATCCATTTTCAGAACGGTACTGCTAGCATTTCTAGCAAGGGTCCCATGATTCTACTCCAAGCCACTAAGGATGCTTCAGAAAAGCTTC GTTCTCCTGCAGACTCCCAGGCTCTGTGGGTGGCAGGCTTCTGCGGAACCTTGATTGTTGGAGTCTTGTTAGTGTCCTACCTGGCGATCAGGAAACAGAGATGA